One part of the Vitis riparia cultivar Riparia Gloire de Montpellier isolate 1030 chromosome 8, EGFV_Vit.rip_1.0, whole genome shotgun sequence genome encodes these proteins:
- the LOC117920228 gene encoding universal stress protein A-like protein gives METAAQTPELRAMATEGKGVAIEVQAEERRQLARKAEAEAEAVKEMNVMVAVDQSESSFYALQWALENLFRRKGAAVETEEVGMVTVVHVQQPFHNYVLPAGPGIYATSTVIESVRKAQEQNSSVILSRALRLCKDKMVKAETLILDGDPKEMICQAAEQMHVDLLLVGSRGLSRLKRAFLGSVSDYCAHYAKCPILIVKPPKEKLSRESST, from the exons ATGGAAACCGCAGCGCAGACACCGGAGCTGAGGGCAATGGCGACTGAGGGTAAGGGGGTGGCGATTGAGGTGCAGGCGGAAGAGCGGCGGCAGCTGGCAAGGAAAGCGGAGGCGGAGGCGGAGGCCGTGAAGGAGATGAATGTGATGGTGGCGGTGGACCAGAGCGAGAGCAGCTTCTATGCGCTACAGTGGGCGTTGGAGAATCTGTTCCGGAGGAAGGGAGCGGCGGTGGAGACGGAGGAGGTGGGGATGGTGACGGTGGTCCATGTGCAGCAGCCCTTCCATAACTACGTCTTACCTGCGGGACCTG GTATTTATGCAACATCGACAGTTATTGAATCTGTGAGGAAAGCCCAAGAGCAAAATTCTTCTGTGATACTTTCTCGGGCATTGCGACTATGCAAAGATAAGATG GTTAAAGCTGAAACCCTAATATTGGATGGGGATCCGAAGGAAATGATTTGCCAGGCTGCTGAGCAAATGCATGTTGATCTTCTTCTTGTAGGCAGCCGAGGCCTTAGCAGGCTCAAAAG GGCATTTTTAGGGAGTGTGAGTGACTATTGTGCCCACTATGCAAAATGTCCAATCCTCATAGTGAAGCCACCAAAGGAGAAGCTGTCCAGGGAGTCCAGCACCTaa